In Anomalospiza imberbis isolate Cuckoo-Finch-1a 21T00152 chromosome 19, ASM3175350v1, whole genome shotgun sequence, a genomic segment contains:
- the ENGASE gene encoding cytosolic endo-beta-N-acetylglucosaminidase: MAEAAEGPARRGKRTGAEPGAAAEQPAEAERAARRRRSLQPAADMQGTTVLHDTISDRPQPLPARYFDTKTTEPISFFLTGLEELLAWQPNSNDDFNVSAVPLAKRQPPLQSSRPRTLVCHDMRGGYLEDRFIQGSATRNPYVFYHWRYIDIFVYFSHHTVTIPPVVWTNAAHRNSVPVLGTFITEWTDGEKLCEAFLAGGQEAYGAVAEQLACIAQHYRFDGWLINIENTLSAAAVGNLPLFLQDLTARVHSAVPGGLVIWYDSVLKDGTLRWQNELNDENRMFFDACDGLFTNYNWKEEQLERTQSLAGPRLNDVYVGVDVFGRGDVIGGGFDTDKSLRLIRQYGLSAAIFAPGWVYEHLGKENFLQNENRFWGSLAEYLPTHSICTLPLTTSFSLGMGTSTFLDGKDEESGPWYDLSAQDIQPLYPEHQGMLSTSCCLQDAWCGGSSLQLQGTIPPGEERVAVRLFSLQMPAPPKLFLTLLYKLEGPQPDDFTVALEVTTWDSGMCFEGNPTSLPEPNGRYHPRFLPAPPPGLAKLLAACHRGSYGWTSRCYELELQDCSLRDLSLIVSRQQPSLQETSFTCLLGEVRVLDTASVAASPPQVHSVMASQLWWQEGPEPEQLSLSLTLRWSFPPGRARWFRVLSQGARCRLGQTAPQVLGLAQGCLFRAVGLSVPRPAPGQSCRLELLVEPVLRDELPVDPERWGRLVLVYSAPGSGTSSDGH; encoded by the exons atGGCGGAGGCGGCGGAGGGGCCCGCGCGGCGCGGGAAGAGAACGGGAGccgagcccggggccgcggcggaGCAGCCGGCGGAGGCGGAGCGGgccgcgcggcggcggcggag CTTGCAGCCGGCGGCGGACATGCAGGGAACCACTGTCCTGCACGACACCATCAGCGACCGCCCGCAGCCCCTGCCAG CAAGGTACTTTGACACGAAGACCACGGAGCCCATCAGCTTCTTCTTGACcggcctggaggagctgctggcctgGCAGCCCAACAGCAACGATGACTTCAATGTGTCAGCCGTGCCTCTGGCCAAGCGCCAGCCCCCTCTCCAGAGCAGCAGGCCCCGGACACTGGTGTGCCACGACATGCGTGGCGGGTACTTGGAGGACAG gtTCATCCAGGGCTCAGCCACACGCAACCCCTATGTCTTCTACCACTGGCGCTACATCGACATCTTTGTCTACTTCAGCCACCACACTGTCACCATTCCGCCCGTGGTCTGGACCAATGCAGCTCACCGCAACAGCGTCCCTGTGCTGG GCACATTCATCACGGAGTGGACAGATGGGGAGAAGCTGTGCGAGGCGTTCCTGGCCGGCGGGCAGGAGGCGTACGGCGCCGTGGCCGAGCAGTTGGCCTGCATTGCCCAGCACTACCGCTTCGACGGCTGGCTGATCAACATAGAGAACACGCTGAGC GCGGCGGCCGTGGGGAACCTGCCCCTCTTCCTGCAGGACCTGACGGCACGGGTGCACAGTGCCGTGCCAGGAGGGCTGGTGATCTGGTATGACAGTGTCCTGAAGGATGGCACACTGAGGTGGCAGAACGAGCTGAACGATGAGAATAG GATGTTCTTTGATGCCTGTGACGGGTTGTTCACCAACTACAACTggaaggaggagcagctggagcgcACGCAGAGTCTGGCTGGTCCGCGCCTAAACGACGTCTATGTTGGTGTTGATGTCTTTGGCCGTGGAGATGTGATTGGTGGTGGCTTTGACACTGACAAG TCCCTGCGCCTGATCCGCCAGTATGGCCTCTCTGCAGCCATCTTTGCTCCTGGCTGGGTCTATGAGCACCTGGGGAAGGAAAATTTCCTGCAGAACGAGAACAG GTTCTGGGGCTCGCTGGCAGAGTACCTGCCCACGCACAGCATTTGCACACTGCCCCTCACCACCTCCTTCAGCCTGGGCATGGGCACCAGCACATTTCTGGATGGGAAG GATGAAGAGTCTGGGCCCTGGTACGACCTGAGCGCGCAGGACATCCAGCCACTGTACCCGGAGCACCAGGGCATGCTGAgcaccagctgctgcctgcaggatgCCTGGTGTGggggcagctccctgcagctgcaggggacCATTCCCCCCGGCGAGGAGCGCGTGGCTGTCCG CCTCTTCTCTTTGCAGATGCCGGCCCCCCCCAAGCTCTTCCTGACCCTGCTCTACAAGCTGGAGGGGCCACAGCCCGATGACTTCACAGTGGCACTGGAGGTCACCACCTGGGACTCAGGGATGTGCTTCGAGGGCAACCCCACCTCCCTGCCTG AGCCCAACGGCCGGTACCACCCCCGGTTCCTCCCGGCACCACCACCTGGCCTCGCCAAGCTGCTCGCCGCCTGCCACCGTGGCTCCTATGGCTGGACCAGCCG GTGCtatgagctggagctgcaggactgCAGCCTGCGAGACCTCTCCCTGATTGTGTCCCGCCAGCAGCCCAGCCTGCAGGAGACATCCTTCACCTGCCTCCTCGGGGAGGTCCGG GTGCTGGACACGGCCAGCGTGGCAGCCTCCCCACCGCAGGTGCACAGTGTGATGGCCTCGCAGCTCTGGTGGCAGGAGGGCCCTGAGCCCGAGCAGCTCTCGCTCAGCCTCACCCTGCGCTGGTCCTTCCCGCCTGGCCGTGCCAGATGGTTCCGTGTCCTGAGCCAGGGCGCCCGGTGCCGCCTGGGCCAGACGGCGCCgcaggtgctggggctggcgcAGGGCTGTCTGTTCCGTGCCGTGGGGCTGTCGgtgccgcggccggcgcccgGACAGTCCTgccggctggagctgctggtggagcCGGTTCTGCGGGATGAGCTGCCTGTGGACCCCGAGCGCTGGGGCCGCCTCGTGCTGGTCTATTCTGCACCAGGCAGTGGCACCAGCTCAGATGGGCATTAA
- the RBFOX3 gene encoding RNA binding protein fox-1 homolog 3 isoform X4: MLPHSLPCPPAFLYLQQGNQDATAPPDAMAQPYPPAQYPPPPQNGIPAEYPPPHPHPTQDYSGQSTVPEHAMTLYTPAQSHPEQPGTDASTQSIAGTQTVPQTDEAAQTDSQQLHSSDNTDKQQPKRLHVSNIPFRFRDPDLRQMFGQFGKILDVEIIFNERGSKGFGFVTFETSTDADRAREKLNGTIVEGRKIEVNNATARVMTNKKVANPYTNGWKLNPVVGAVYGPEFYAVTGFPYPATGTAVAYRGAHLRGRGRAVYNTFRAAPPPPPIPTYGAVVYQDGFYGAEIYGGYAAYRYAQPTAAAAAYSDSYGRVYAAADPYHHTIGPAATYSIGTMASLYRGGYSRFTPY; encoded by the exons GGTAACCAGGACGCCACGGCCCCGCCGGACGCGATGGCTCAGCCCTACCCCCCAGCCCAgtaccccccacccccccagaaCGGGATCCCCGCAGAGTACCCGCCGCCGCACCCCCACCCCACGCAGGACTACTCGGGGCAGAGCACGGTACCGGAGCACGCCATGACCCTCTACACACCAGCACAGAGCCACCCCGAGCAGCCAGGCACCGACGCCAGCACACAGTCCATAGCAGGGACACAGACGGTACCG CAGACAGACGAGGCGGCACAGACAGACAGCCAGCAGCTACACTCTTCAGACAACACAGACAAGCAGCAGCCCAAGAGGTTACACGTCTCCAACATTCCCTTTCGATTCCGGGACCCCGACCTGCGGCAAATGTTTGGG CAATTCGGGAAAATTCTGGACGTGGAGATCATTTTCAATGAGCGGGGCTCCAAG GGTTTTGGGTTTGTAACTTTTGAAACTAGCACAGATGCCGACCGGGCACGGGAGAAGCTGAATGGCACCATCGTAGAGGGCCGGAAGATTGAG GTGAACAACGCCACGGCCCGTGTCATGACCAACAAGAAGGTGGCCAACCCCTACACCAACG GCTGGAAGCTAAACCCAGTGGTGGGAGCAGTCTACGGCCCCGAATTCTACGCAG TAACGGGGTTCCCATACCCCGCCACGGGAACGGCCGTGGCCTACCGAGGGGCACACCTACGGGGCCGAGGACGCGCCGTGTACAACACCTtccgggccgcgccgccgccgccgcccatCCCCACCTACGGCGC GGTCGTCTACCAGGATGGGTTCTACGGAGCTGAGATCTAC gggGGCTATGCTGCCTACAGGTACGcccagcccacagcagcagcgGCCGCATACAGCGACAG CTATGGCAGAGTGTACGCAGCGGCAGACCCCTACCACCACACCATCGGCCCCGCCGCCACGTACAGCATTGGCACCATG GCTAGTCTATACCGAGGAGGGTACAGCCGCTTCACTCCCTACTAG
- the C1QTNF1 gene encoding complement C1q tumor necrosis factor-related protein 1, whose product MEGLWVHGVLLIFLLPCPVGSQTSSIPDQRWWTDPNEAPSQHQAARATQEQKADDAQEGLPPQPRCVRCCPPSEKRFYPQYQPMPQINMTILKGEKGDRGERGMQGKFGKTGVAGSRGHAGPKGQKGSMGAPGERCKSHYAAFSVGRKKPLHSNDYYQTLIFDTEFVNLYDHFNMFTGKFYCYIPGIYYFSLNVHTWNQKETYLHIMRNGAEVVILYAQVSDRSIMQSQSVMLELKEQDEVWVRLYKGERENAVFSDEYDTYITFSGHLIKYSGDP is encoded by the exons AtggaggggctgtgggtgcaCGGTGTCCTGCTGAtcttcctgctgccctgccctgtgggGAGCCAGACCAGCTCCATCCCTGACCAGCGATGGTGGACAGACCCCAATGAggccccatcccagcaccaaGCTGCCAG GGCCACACAGGAGCAGAAGGCTGATGATGCCCAGGAGGGgctgcccccacagccccgctGTGTCCGCTGCTGCCCCCCATCCGAAAAGCGCTTCTACCCCCAGTACCAGCCCATGCCTCAGATCAACATGACCATCCTGAAAG gagaGAAAGGGGACCGCGGTGAGCGTGGCATGCAGGGCAAGTTCGGCAAGACGGgggtggctggcagcaggggccacGCAGGGCCCAAGGGACAGAAGGGCAGCATGGGtgcccccggggagcgctgCAAGAGCCACTACGCCGCCTTCTCCGTGGGCCGCAAGAAACCCCTGCACAGTAACGACTACTACCAGACCCTCATCTTTGACACGGAGTTTGTCAACCTCTACGACCACTTCAACATGTTCACGGGCAAGTTTTACTGCTACATCCCTGGGATCTACTACTTCAGCCTCAACGTGCACACCTGGAACCAGAAGGAGACGTACCTGCACATCATGCGCAACGGGGCGGAGGTGGTGATCCTCTACGCCCAGGTGAGCGACCGCAGCATCATGCAGAGCCAGAGCGTCATgctggagctgaaggagcaaGATGAGGTCTGGGTGCGGCTCTACAAGGGTGAGCGTGAGAATGCCGTCTTCAGCGATGAGTACGACACCTACATCACCTTCAGTGGCCACCTCATCAAGTACAGCGGGGACCCTTGA
- the RBFOX3 gene encoding RNA binding protein fox-1 homolog 3 isoform X2 — protein MLCSMANSGCLLVSNSGMLPHSLPCPPAFLYLQQGNQDATAPPDAMAQPYPPAQYPPPPQNGIPAEYPPPHPHPTQDYSGQSTVPEHAMTLYTPAQSHPEQPGTDASTQSIAGTQTVPTDEAAQTDSQQLHSSDNTDKQQPKRLHVSNIPFRFRDPDLRQMFGQFGKILDVEIIFNERGSKGFGFVTFETSTDADRAREKLNGTIVEGRKIEVNNATARVMTNKKVANPYTNGWKLNPVVGAVYGPEFYAVTGFPYPATGTAVAYRGAHLRGRGRAVYNTFRAAPPPPPIPTYGAVVYQDGFYGAEIYGGYAAYRYAQPTAAAAAYSDSYGRVYAAADPYHHTIGPAATYSIGTMASLYRGGYSRFTPY, from the exons GGTAACCAGGACGCCACGGCCCCGCCGGACGCGATGGCTCAGCCCTACCCCCCAGCCCAgtaccccccacccccccagaaCGGGATCCCCGCAGAGTACCCGCCGCCGCACCCCCACCCCACGCAGGACTACTCGGGGCAGAGCACGGTACCGGAGCACGCCATGACCCTCTACACACCAGCACAGAGCCACCCCGAGCAGCCAGGCACCGACGCCAGCACACAGTCCATAGCAGGGACACAGACGGTACCG ACAGACGAGGCGGCACAGACAGACAGCCAGCAGCTACACTCTTCAGACAACACAGACAAGCAGCAGCCCAAGAGGTTACACGTCTCCAACATTCCCTTTCGATTCCGGGACCCCGACCTGCGGCAAATGTTTGGG CAATTCGGGAAAATTCTGGACGTGGAGATCATTTTCAATGAGCGGGGCTCCAAG GGTTTTGGGTTTGTAACTTTTGAAACTAGCACAGATGCCGACCGGGCACGGGAGAAGCTGAATGGCACCATCGTAGAGGGCCGGAAGATTGAG GTGAACAACGCCACGGCCCGTGTCATGACCAACAAGAAGGTGGCCAACCCCTACACCAACG GCTGGAAGCTAAACCCAGTGGTGGGAGCAGTCTACGGCCCCGAATTCTACGCAG TAACGGGGTTCCCATACCCCGCCACGGGAACGGCCGTGGCCTACCGAGGGGCACACCTACGGGGCCGAGGACGCGCCGTGTACAACACCTtccgggccgcgccgccgccgccgcccatCCCCACCTACGGCGC GGTCGTCTACCAGGATGGGTTCTACGGAGCTGAGATCTAC gggGGCTATGCTGCCTACAGGTACGcccagcccacagcagcagcgGCCGCATACAGCGACAG CTATGGCAGAGTGTACGCAGCGGCAGACCCCTACCACCACACCATCGGCCCCGCCGCCACGTACAGCATTGGCACCATG GCTAGTCTATACCGAGGAGGGTACAGCCGCTTCACTCCCTACTAG
- the RBFOX3 gene encoding RNA binding protein fox-1 homolog 3 isoform X3, translated as MLCSMANSGCLLVSNSGMLPHSLPCPPAFLYLQQGNQDATAPPDAMAQPYPPAQYPPPPQNGIPAEYPPPHPHPTQDYSGQSTVPEHAMTLYTPAQSHPEQPGTDASTQSIAGTQTVPQTDEAAQTDSQQLHSSDNTDKQQPKRLHVSNIPFRFRDPDLRQMFGQFGKILDVEIIFNERGSKGFGFVTFETSTDADRAREKLNGTIVEGRKIEVNNATARVMTNKKVANPYTNGWKLNPVVGAVYGPEFYAVTGFPYPATGTAVAYRGAHLRGRGRAVYNTFRAAPPPPPIPTYGAVVYQDGFYGAEIYGGYAAYRYAQPTAAAAAYSDSYGRVYAAADPYHHTIGPAATYSIGTM; from the exons GGTAACCAGGACGCCACGGCCCCGCCGGACGCGATGGCTCAGCCCTACCCCCCAGCCCAgtaccccccacccccccagaaCGGGATCCCCGCAGAGTACCCGCCGCCGCACCCCCACCCCACGCAGGACTACTCGGGGCAGAGCACGGTACCGGAGCACGCCATGACCCTCTACACACCAGCACAGAGCCACCCCGAGCAGCCAGGCACCGACGCCAGCACACAGTCCATAGCAGGGACACAGACGGTACCG CAGACAGACGAGGCGGCACAGACAGACAGCCAGCAGCTACACTCTTCAGACAACACAGACAAGCAGCAGCCCAAGAGGTTACACGTCTCCAACATTCCCTTTCGATTCCGGGACCCCGACCTGCGGCAAATGTTTGGG CAATTCGGGAAAATTCTGGACGTGGAGATCATTTTCAATGAGCGGGGCTCCAAG GGTTTTGGGTTTGTAACTTTTGAAACTAGCACAGATGCCGACCGGGCACGGGAGAAGCTGAATGGCACCATCGTAGAGGGCCGGAAGATTGAG GTGAACAACGCCACGGCCCGTGTCATGACCAACAAGAAGGTGGCCAACCCCTACACCAACG GCTGGAAGCTAAACCCAGTGGTGGGAGCAGTCTACGGCCCCGAATTCTACGCAG TAACGGGGTTCCCATACCCCGCCACGGGAACGGCCGTGGCCTACCGAGGGGCACACCTACGGGGCCGAGGACGCGCCGTGTACAACACCTtccgggccgcgccgccgccgccgcccatCCCCACCTACGGCGC GGTCGTCTACCAGGATGGGTTCTACGGAGCTGAGATCTAC gggGGCTATGCTGCCTACAGGTACGcccagcccacagcagcagcgGCCGCATACAGCGACAG CTATGGCAGAGTGTACGCAGCGGCAGACCCCTACCACCACACCATCGGCCCCGCCGCCACGTACAGCATTGGCACCATG TGA
- the RBFOX3 gene encoding RNA binding protein fox-1 homolog 3 isoform X1, producing MLCSMANSGCLLVSNSGMLPHSLPCPPAFLYLQQGNQDATAPPDAMAQPYPPAQYPPPPQNGIPAEYPPPHPHPTQDYSGQSTVPEHAMTLYTPAQSHPEQPGTDASTQSIAGTQTVPQTDEAAQTDSQQLHSSDNTDKQQPKRLHVSNIPFRFRDPDLRQMFGQFGKILDVEIIFNERGSKGFGFVTFETSTDADRAREKLNGTIVEGRKIEVNNATARVMTNKKVANPYTNGWKLNPVVGAVYGPEFYAVTGFPYPATGTAVAYRGAHLRGRGRAVYNTFRAAPPPPPIPTYGAVVYQDGFYGAEIYGGYAAYRYAQPTAAAAAYSDSYGRVYAAADPYHHTIGPAATYSIGTMASLYRGGYSRFTPY from the exons GGTAACCAGGACGCCACGGCCCCGCCGGACGCGATGGCTCAGCCCTACCCCCCAGCCCAgtaccccccacccccccagaaCGGGATCCCCGCAGAGTACCCGCCGCCGCACCCCCACCCCACGCAGGACTACTCGGGGCAGAGCACGGTACCGGAGCACGCCATGACCCTCTACACACCAGCACAGAGCCACCCCGAGCAGCCAGGCACCGACGCCAGCACACAGTCCATAGCAGGGACACAGACGGTACCG CAGACAGACGAGGCGGCACAGACAGACAGCCAGCAGCTACACTCTTCAGACAACACAGACAAGCAGCAGCCCAAGAGGTTACACGTCTCCAACATTCCCTTTCGATTCCGGGACCCCGACCTGCGGCAAATGTTTGGG CAATTCGGGAAAATTCTGGACGTGGAGATCATTTTCAATGAGCGGGGCTCCAAG GGTTTTGGGTTTGTAACTTTTGAAACTAGCACAGATGCCGACCGGGCACGGGAGAAGCTGAATGGCACCATCGTAGAGGGCCGGAAGATTGAG GTGAACAACGCCACGGCCCGTGTCATGACCAACAAGAAGGTGGCCAACCCCTACACCAACG GCTGGAAGCTAAACCCAGTGGTGGGAGCAGTCTACGGCCCCGAATTCTACGCAG TAACGGGGTTCCCATACCCCGCCACGGGAACGGCCGTGGCCTACCGAGGGGCACACCTACGGGGCCGAGGACGCGCCGTGTACAACACCTtccgggccgcgccgccgccgccgcccatCCCCACCTACGGCGC GGTCGTCTACCAGGATGGGTTCTACGGAGCTGAGATCTAC gggGGCTATGCTGCCTACAGGTACGcccagcccacagcagcagcgGCCGCATACAGCGACAG CTATGGCAGAGTGTACGCAGCGGCAGACCCCTACCACCACACCATCGGCCCCGCCGCCACGTACAGCATTGGCACCATG GCTAGTCTATACCGAGGAGGGTACAGCCGCTTCACTCCCTACTAG
- the RBFOX3 gene encoding RNA binding protein fox-1 homolog 3 isoform X5: MAQPYPPAQYPPPPQNGIPAEYPPPHPHPTQDYSGQSTVPEHAMTLYTPAQSHPEQPGTDASTQSIAGTQTVPQTDEAAQTDSQQLHSSDNTDKQQPKRLHVSNIPFRFRDPDLRQMFGQFGKILDVEIIFNERGSKGFGFVTFETSTDADRAREKLNGTIVEGRKIEVNNATARVMTNKKVANPYTNGWKLNPVVGAVYGPEFYAVTGFPYPATGTAVAYRGAHLRGRGRAVYNTFRAAPPPPPIPTYGAVVYQDGFYGAEIYGGYAAYRYAQPTAAAAAYSDSYGRVYAAADPYHHTIGPAATYSIGTMASLYRGGYSRFTPY; this comes from the exons ATGGCTCAGCCCTACCCCCCAGCCCAgtaccccccacccccccagaaCGGGATCCCCGCAGAGTACCCGCCGCCGCACCCCCACCCCACGCAGGACTACTCGGGGCAGAGCACGGTACCGGAGCACGCCATGACCCTCTACACACCAGCACAGAGCCACCCCGAGCAGCCAGGCACCGACGCCAGCACACAGTCCATAGCAGGGACACAGACGGTACCG CAGACAGACGAGGCGGCACAGACAGACAGCCAGCAGCTACACTCTTCAGACAACACAGACAAGCAGCAGCCCAAGAGGTTACACGTCTCCAACATTCCCTTTCGATTCCGGGACCCCGACCTGCGGCAAATGTTTGGG CAATTCGGGAAAATTCTGGACGTGGAGATCATTTTCAATGAGCGGGGCTCCAAG GGTTTTGGGTTTGTAACTTTTGAAACTAGCACAGATGCCGACCGGGCACGGGAGAAGCTGAATGGCACCATCGTAGAGGGCCGGAAGATTGAG GTGAACAACGCCACGGCCCGTGTCATGACCAACAAGAAGGTGGCCAACCCCTACACCAACG GCTGGAAGCTAAACCCAGTGGTGGGAGCAGTCTACGGCCCCGAATTCTACGCAG TAACGGGGTTCCCATACCCCGCCACGGGAACGGCCGTGGCCTACCGAGGGGCACACCTACGGGGCCGAGGACGCGCCGTGTACAACACCTtccgggccgcgccgccgccgccgcccatCCCCACCTACGGCGC GGTCGTCTACCAGGATGGGTTCTACGGAGCTGAGATCTAC gggGGCTATGCTGCCTACAGGTACGcccagcccacagcagcagcgGCCGCATACAGCGACAG CTATGGCAGAGTGTACGCAGCGGCAGACCCCTACCACCACACCATCGGCCCCGCCGCCACGTACAGCATTGGCACCATG GCTAGTCTATACCGAGGAGGGTACAGCCGCTTCACTCCCTACTAG